A window of the Oscillospiraceae bacterium NTUH-002-81 genome harbors these coding sequences:
- a CDS encoding WD40 repeat domain-containing serine/threonine protein kinase — translation MTQVIAGTYEIIGKIGSGGGGDVYLAHHLRLNKKVVLKADKRKISTPPELLRVEVDVLKHLSHTYIPQVYDFFTENDTVYTAMDYIEGESFDKALKEGKTFTQAQVIRWGRQLLEALSYLHRPIHGDPPHGYTHSDIKPANLMLTPQGDIRLIDFNISLALGEETIIGRSEGYASPEHYGLDFSNDEAYSGKGSTATARSDRNRGTSALRRAVSTVSGRSSSGAYRGTTGSHYQLIRPDVRSDIYSTGATLYHLLSGRRPASHAKKVIPLSEKEFSPQLVHIISKAMEPNPNLRYQTADEMLEAFNRIREDDIRAVHMRLQNRIVYALLTTCCVLGAGVSFLGLKKMETIESWKKLSEYSRTALQEGDSIIALQDALDALPQDSSVLHPGYIAEAQKALTDALGIYDLSDGYRPQGTLELPSAPFFMEISPDGRTAAFVCAVGVQVYNLASRSLLEELPAADSALAEVAYLDTDTLIYAGQQGLTRYGISEEKTVWTGQKATAIGISQDGKTVASIYKDDTQVNITDADSGKVRAVINLQGRHPSVTANDVFANPNDNLLALNQDGTLAAVSMSDGSLEIFDLRNGEKDVVIYESGSGYTHFEGGFYDHYFACAASNTDSSVFLVVDMNTLRQTGGFASDSRFSVQTDASGIYVQTDNLLVQIDPATGEQRPLVTTTENILAYATGGEHTLIASQDRLSFYDKNALEIDACAQTEEADFVGLSNGTAVIGSRSTPTIRLMAYENHQEAEIFSYDPSYQHSEARVSADGERIMLFSWKNFRIYDRNGNLIHEADIPDADQIFDQQFRRQGEDSWLEVIYNDGRSLLYRVSDGTLEKETRSTAPDRSLYEEFTVNGLKITSPLHGAPTAYDAKTGKRVGVLSEEDYLTYVTSVGENFVAQFTTADGYFYGQLLNADCEVLAEFPYLCDVINNVLIFDYPTGDLRQSRIYDTEQLISAAHTVLGKEQ, via the coding sequence ATGACACAGGTAATCGCCGGAACATATGAGATTATCGGCAAGATTGGTTCTGGAGGCGGCGGTGATGTTTATCTGGCACATCATCTTCGCCTGAATAAGAAGGTGGTCTTGAAAGCCGATAAGAGAAAAATATCCACACCGCCGGAACTTTTGCGGGTAGAGGTAGATGTGCTGAAGCATCTGAGCCACACGTATATTCCACAAGTGTATGATTTCTTCACGGAAAACGACACTGTCTATACGGCGATGGATTATATCGAGGGAGAGAGTTTTGATAAAGCTTTAAAGGAAGGGAAGACTTTCACGCAGGCGCAGGTGATCCGATGGGGGAGACAGCTGCTGGAGGCTCTTTCCTATTTGCACAGGCCGATTCACGGGGATCCGCCCCACGGTTACACCCACAGTGATATCAAACCGGCAAACCTGATGCTGACACCGCAGGGGGATATCCGGCTGATTGATTTCAATATTTCTCTTGCACTTGGCGAAGAGACGATCATCGGGCGAAGCGAAGGCTATGCATCGCCGGAGCACTATGGTCTGGATTTTTCCAACGATGAAGCGTATTCGGGAAAAGGAAGCACTGCGACTGCCCGTTCTGACAGGAATCGAGGCACTTCGGCGCTTCGAAGAGCAGTTTCCACCGTTTCCGGCAGAAGCTCTTCCGGGGCGTACCGTGGAACAACAGGTTCCCATTATCAGCTGATCCGGCCGGATGTGCGTTCGGACATTTACAGTACAGGGGCGACCCTTTATCACCTGCTCAGTGGAAGACGCCCTGCTTCCCATGCGAAAAAGGTGATCCCGCTGTCTGAAAAAGAATTCAGCCCGCAGCTGGTGCACATCATCAGTAAAGCGATGGAGCCCAATCCCAACCTGCGCTACCAGACGGCGGATGAGATGCTGGAAGCCTTTAATCGGATCCGGGAAGATGATATCCGGGCAGTACATATGCGACTTCAGAACCGGATCGTCTATGCATTGCTGACAACATGCTGTGTTCTGGGAGCAGGGGTTTCCTTCCTGGGACTGAAAAAGATGGAGACGATAGAGAGCTGGAAAAAGCTGTCCGAGTATTCCAGAACTGCATTGCAGGAAGGCGATTCGATAATAGCTCTACAGGATGCGCTGGATGCATTGCCCCAGGATTCCTCTGTTTTGCACCCGGGATATATCGCGGAAGCGCAGAAGGCTTTGACGGACGCACTGGGGATTTATGATCTGTCGGACGGGTATCGCCCGCAGGGAACATTGGAGTTGCCCTCGGCTCCTTTTTTCATGGAGATATCGCCGGATGGCAGAACAGCAGCGTTTGTCTGTGCCGTCGGTGTGCAGGTGTATAATCTTGCTTCCAGGTCTTTGCTGGAGGAGCTGCCTGCTGCGGATTCAGCACTGGCAGAGGTTGCTTATCTGGATACGGATACTCTCATATATGCGGGGCAGCAGGGACTGACCCGGTATGGCATTTCAGAGGAAAAGACAGTATGGACAGGACAGAAGGCCACAGCAATCGGCATTTCACAGGATGGAAAAACCGTTGCTTCTATATATAAGGATGACACGCAGGTCAATATCACGGATGCGGACAGCGGGAAAGTCCGGGCGGTGATCAATCTGCAGGGCAGACATCCATCGGTGACAGCCAATGATGTGTTTGCAAATCCCAACGACAATCTGCTGGCGCTGAACCAGGACGGCACTTTAGCTGCCGTCAGTATGTCAGACGGTTCGCTGGAAATCTTTGATCTCAGAAATGGAGAGAAAGATGTCGTTATTTATGAGTCTGGCTCTGGTTACACCCATTTTGAGGGTGGTTTTTACGATCATTACTTTGCATGCGCAGCGTCCAACACAGACAGCTCTGTGTTTCTGGTGGTGGACATGAACACCCTGCGGCAGACAGGCGGCTTTGCTTCCGACAGCCGTTTCAGTGTGCAGACCGATGCCAGCGGTATCTATGTGCAGACAGACAATCTGCTGGTGCAGATCGATCCGGCCACAGGAGAGCAGCGACCTCTTGTGACGACAACAGAGAATATCCTTGCCTATGCCACAGGCGGGGAGCATACGCTGATCGCTTCCCAAGACCGGTTGTCTTTCTATGATAAAAATGCACTGGAGATCGATGCCTGTGCGCAGACGGAAGAGGCCGATTTTGTGGGGCTGTCCAATGGTACGGCGGTGATTGGCAGCAGGAGCACGCCGACCATTCGCCTGATGGCCTATGAAAATCATCAGGAGGCGGAGATTTTTTCCTATGATCCGTCTTATCAGCACAGCGAGGCAAGGGTCAGCGCAGACGGAGAGAGGATCATGCTTTTCTCCTGGAAAAATTTTCGGATTTATGACAGAAACGGCAATCTGATCCATGAGGCAGACATCCCGGACGCAGATCAGATTTTCGATCAGCAGTTTCGAAGACAGGGAGAGGATTCCTGGCTGGAAGTGATTTATAACGACGGCAGGTCGCTGTTATACCGGGTGTCGGACGGCACGCTGGAAAAAGAGACCAGAAGCACAGCGCCGGATCGCAGTCTGTATGAAGAGTTCACGGTCAATGGCCTGAAAATCACTTCGCCGTTGCACGGTGCACCGACGGCCTATGATGCCAAAACCGGCAAACGGGTGGGTGTCCTTTCCGAGGAAGATTATCTTACCTATGTGACGTCGGTGGGAGAAAACTTTGTGGCACAGTTTACGACGGCAGACGGATATTTTTATGGCCAGCTGCTGAATGCGGACTGCGAGGTGCTGGCGGAATTTCCGTATCTGTGTGATGTGATCAATAATGTGTTGATTTTCGATTATCCGACGGGTGATTTGCGACAATCACGCATTTATGATACAGAGCAGCTGATCTCGGCTGCCCATACTGTTCTTGGAAAGGAACAATAA
- a CDS encoding peptide ABC transporter substrate-binding protein yields MKKKLSLLLTAALAASAVMTGCGGSDNSASEPQTIDDIQSEEADGEESTAAGELADAQELTFVLNNEPDGIDPNVTNNSFAVPFLVNCFEGLVTYNEKGEVVAGNAESWESNDDLTVYTFHLRDGLKWSDGSDLTANDYVYSALRVLTPATAGQYVNMISDYVVNAEEFYNGTAKAEDVGIKAVDEKTLEFTLKSPCPYFVDLVSMWVYFPVQEATIEANGDKWTNQADTYICNGPFKITEMKMGESVVLEKNENYWDAANVTLEKLTYRYILDTSTALTAYENGEVDGVRTIPASDVARLQADNAGVVTAPSYGTVYYNINCSAAPYDNPLVRKALCLAVDRDSLINNVAQLDAEPAYSFLAPGYVVDGKDITEGRSDFGLSEKADPEAAKAALAEAGYPDGEGFPTVKLTFYSDDNVKKIAEAIKEMWEQNLGITVEVSSADWAVYYDSIQSGNYEIGAMGWSADYVNPMSFLPLLYTDDVTNNAFYSNPDYDAIVDQIKVEKDPAKFAELVKQADELVSATYPVVPLYYKSNNYLLKDYVQGVYMTSSSNLYFKNASVLAK; encoded by the coding sequence ATGAAAAAGAAGTTAAGCCTGCTTCTGACAGCTGCTCTGGCAGCATCCGCAGTGATGACCGGCTGCGGCGGAAGCGACAACAGCGCAAGCGAGCCTCAGACCATCGATGATATCCAGTCTGAGGAAGCAGACGGCGAAGAGAGCACAGCAGCGGGGGAGCTGGCTGATGCACAGGAACTCACCTTCGTTCTGAACAATGAGCCAGATGGAATCGACCCGAACGTGACCAACAATTCCTTTGCGGTACCGTTCCTGGTGAACTGCTTCGAAGGTCTGGTGACCTACAACGAGAAGGGCGAGGTTGTGGCAGGTAATGCGGAGAGCTGGGAGTCCAACGATGACCTGACTGTATACACCTTCCACTTGAGAGATGGACTGAAGTGGAGCGATGGCAGCGATCTGACCGCCAATGACTATGTATATTCCGCACTGCGTGTCCTGACACCGGCAACTGCCGGCCAGTATGTGAACATGATTTCTGATTATGTGGTAAATGCAGAAGAATTTTACAACGGAACTGCAAAGGCAGAGGATGTGGGAATCAAGGCTGTGGATGAAAAAACACTGGAGTTCACCCTGAAATCTCCCTGCCCGTACTTCGTTGACCTGGTAAGCATGTGGGTATATTTCCCGGTACAGGAAGCAACCATCGAGGCAAACGGTGACAAATGGACCAACCAGGCTGACACCTACATCTGCAACGGCCCCTTCAAGATTACGGAGATGAAGATGGGTGAGAGTGTTGTCCTTGAGAAGAACGAGAACTACTGGGATGCAGCGAATGTAACGCTGGAGAAGCTGACTTACCGTTATATTCTGGATACTTCCACCGCACTGACGGCTTATGAAAACGGTGAGGTAGACGGTGTCCGCACCATTCCTGCCAGCGATGTTGCCCGTTTGCAGGCTGACAACGCCGGTGTGGTAACCGCACCCAGCTATGGTACGGTATACTATAACATCAACTGCAGCGCAGCACCGTATGACAATCCACTGGTAAGAAAAGCACTTTGCCTGGCTGTTGACCGGGATTCTCTCATCAACAACGTGGCGCAGCTGGATGCAGAGCCTGCTTACAGCTTCCTGGCACCGGGCTATGTGGTAGACGGCAAGGACATTACTGAAGGTCGTTCTGACTTCGGTCTTTCTGAAAAAGCAGATCCGGAAGCTGCCAAGGCAGCACTGGCCGAGGCCGGATATCCGGATGGAGAGGGCTTCCCGACAGTGAAGCTGACGTTCTATTCTGATGACAACGTAAAGAAGATTGCAGAAGCAATCAAGGAAATGTGGGAGCAGAATCTGGGTATTACGGTTGAAGTAAGCTCCGCTGACTGGGCAGTATATTATGATTCCATTCAGAGTGGAAACTATGAGATCGGAGCGATGGGATGGAGTGCAGACTATGTCAATCCCATGAGTTTCCTGCCGCTTCTGTATACAGATGATGTGACCAATAACGCATTCTACAGCAACCCGGACTACGATGCCATCGTAGATCAGATCAAGGTAGAGAAGGATCCCGCCAAGTTCGCAGAGCTGGTAAAACAGGCTGACGAGCTGGTATCCGCAACCTACCCGGTTGTTCCGCTGTACTACAAGTCTAACAACTACCTTTTAAAAGACTACGTACAGGGCGTTTACATGACATCCTCCTCCAACCTGTACTTCAAGAACGCATCCGTTCTTGCAAAGTAA
- a CDS encoding HipA N-terminal domain-containing protein, with amino-acid sequence MGQLAKNGEYEFRYYEKEIREAIKEGFEPFFCFRELDKVYTDTVLFPVFASRLPDRKRKDIDKILQKYGLKEFDEYELLKKSGARLPIDNLEFIVPHMAKEPAFALGGENRDE; translated from the coding sequence GTGGGACAGCTGGCAAAAAATGGCGAATATGAGTTTCGATATTATGAGAAAGAAATCAGAGAGGCAATAAAGGAAGGATTTGAACCGTTTTTTTGCTTTAGAGAGCTGGACAAAGTATATACAGATACGGTGCTTTTTCCTGTTTTTGCAAGTCGCCTGCCGGATCGAAAACGAAAAGACATTGATAAAATTCTGCAAAAATACGGGTTGAAAGAATTTGACGAATATGAGTTGTTGAAAAAGAGTGGGGCCAGATTGCCAATAGATAATCTGGAATTTATTGTTCCGCACATGGCAAAGGAACCTGCTTTTGCTTTGGGAGGGGAAAACAGAGATGAATGA
- a CDS encoding ATP-binding cassette domain-containing protein, which translates to MSEYILEVRDLTKHFKAGGKQIVHAVDGVSFSLEKGKTLGIVGESGCGKSSCARTIIRMYDPTAGQIILDGDDITNLHQKQLKPYRRKMQMIFQDPYASLNARMTVRDIIAEPLIAHGVVSSKEQANDIVYPMLERVGLTKEHANRYAHEFSGGQRQRVGIARALVLEPQLVICDEPISALDVSIQAQVINLLKDFQEEKKVSYLFIAHDLSMVRYVSDDVGVMYLGQMVELCEADEIYAHPLHPYTKGLLGSIPIANPRLARQKEKSSIEGDIPSPINPPAGCRFHTRCPYAKPECAQEKPQMKDVGGGHMVACHLF; encoded by the coding sequence ATGAGTGAATATATTTTGGAGGTCAGAGACCTCACGAAGCATTTTAAAGCGGGGGGCAAGCAGATCGTCCACGCGGTGGACGGCGTCAGCTTTTCGCTGGAGAAGGGAAAAACGCTGGGCATCGTGGGAGAGTCCGGCTGCGGCAAATCCAGCTGCGCCAGAACCATTATCCGCATGTATGATCCCACGGCGGGCCAGATCATCCTGGACGGCGACGACATCACGAACCTGCATCAGAAGCAGTTAAAGCCCTACCGGCGGAAAATGCAGATGATCTTCCAGGATCCGTATGCGTCCCTCAATGCCAGAATGACTGTGCGGGACATCATCGCCGAGCCGCTCATCGCCCACGGCGTGGTCAGCAGCAAGGAACAGGCCAACGACATCGTCTATCCCATGCTGGAGCGGGTGGGCCTGACCAAGGAGCATGCCAACCGGTACGCCCATGAGTTTTCCGGCGGCCAGCGGCAGCGTGTCGGCATCGCCCGGGCACTGGTGCTGGAGCCCCAGCTGGTCATCTGTGACGAGCCCATTTCCGCACTGGATGTGTCCATCCAGGCCCAGGTCATCAACCTGCTGAAGGATTTCCAGGAGGAAAAGAAGGTTTCCTACCTGTTCATCGCCCATGATCTTTCCATGGTGCGCTATGTGTCAGACGATGTGGGCGTCATGTATCTGGGACAGATGGTGGAGCTGTGCGAGGCGGACGAGATCTATGCCCATCCGCTGCACCCGTACACCAAGGGACTGCTGGGCAGTATCCCCATCGCCAATCCCCGTCTGGCCAGACAGAAAGAGAAGAGCAGTATCGAGGGCGACATTCCCAGTCCCATCAACCCGCCTGCCGGGTGCCGGTTCCACACACGCTGTCCGTATGCGAAGCCGGAGTGTGCACAGGAAAAGCCCCAGATGAAGGATGTGGGCGGCGGCCATATGGTGGCGTGCCATTTGTTCTGA
- a CDS encoding peptidylprolyl isomerase gives MKCTITTEGFGDMVFELYPDLAPITVKNFVDTARSGFYDGLAWCRIVKDYVIQGGSPDNDIMTDSDWHIKGEFEENGIANPIPHKRGAISMARDDGYDTAGTQFFVVHQDAHKLDGRYAAFGEMISGFEVLDQIAALPTSGSETWNKPDVMPVMSRVRIEE, from the coding sequence GTGAAATGCACGATCACGACGGAAGGCTTCGGGGATATGGTCTTTGAACTGTACCCCGACCTTGCGCCGATCACGGTAAAAAACTTTGTGGACACGGCCAGAAGCGGTTTCTATGACGGCCTGGCCTGGTGCCGCATTGTGAAAGACTATGTGATCCAGGGCGGATCCCCCGACAATGACATCATGACAGACAGTGACTGGCATATTAAAGGGGAATTCGAGGAAAACGGCATCGCCAATCCCATCCCCCACAAGCGGGGCGCCATCTCCATGGCAAGGGATGACGGCTACGATACCGCCGGTACCCAGTTTTTTGTCGTCCATCAGGACGCCCATAAGCTGGACGGCCGCTATGCCGCCTTCGGGGAAATGATCTCCGGCTTCGAAGTGCTGGATCAGATCGCCGCACTGCCCACCTCCGGGTCTGAGACCTGGAACAAGCCGGATGTCATGCCGGTCATGAGCAGGGTCAGGATAGAGGAATAA
- a CDS encoding helix-turn-helix transcriptional regulator, producing the protein MYEEDFARRLTQLRIKKGVSARDMSLSIGQNPGYINTIENGKAFPTMTNFFYICEFLSITPQDFFDTETTNPEKLHTLIQYLKHLDDRQLESLTVIAEGLVARKEETVCKTAHSDM; encoded by the coding sequence ATGTATGAAGAAGATTTCGCCCGACGTCTCACCCAGCTTCGCATAAAAAAAGGAGTTTCAGCCAGAGACATGAGTCTGTCTATCGGCCAAAACCCCGGATATATCAACACCATTGAAAATGGCAAAGCATTCCCTACTATGACGAATTTTTTCTATATCTGTGAATTTCTCTCTATTACGCCTCAGGATTTCTTTGATACAGAAACCACTAATCCAGAGAAGCTTCACACCCTGATCCAGTATCTGAAACATTTGGATGACAGACAGCTTGAGTCACTGACTGTCATTGCGGAAGGGCTCGTCGCCCGGAAAGAAGAGACTGTCTGTAAAACAGCGCATTCTGATATGTAA